From a single Endozoicomonas euniceicola genomic region:
- a CDS encoding uracil-xanthine permease family protein, producing the protein MELYYKLDDRPPLVKSLILGLQHLLSALPGIIGAPLVVASVLGFSIQETVILVNASMLMSGVGSMIQGLGFAPLKLGAKLPVIQGTSFAFVGVSITIGFQYGFAAVVGATVAGGLFEVFLSFYIHRIRKFFPPVVTGTVVCLIGMTIFPVAVDWLAGGKGAEDYGSLMYLGVGGVVFLLVVFFNQWFSGFISSASILIGLIIGYLLWFALGLLDLTPVTEAAVVAIPNPLHFGIEFHTGAILAMCVVYIVSMVESVGDYLALSNYCDTELDNKRLSAGIRCEGLSSALAGVFNSMATTSFSQNIGVVGITGVASRYVVAFSGGILIAAGLLPKFGALIVSVPEPVIGGAGVIMFGMILAGGIGILKKIDFSRRNTMVLALGIAAGLTVTYRPEIVNELPDLVKMVCGNGVALGAIVTVIANLVLPDSASAKEALAVASERH; encoded by the coding sequence ATGGAATTGTATTATAAGCTTGATGATCGCCCTCCTCTTGTAAAAAGCCTTATTCTGGGTTTACAGCATCTTCTCTCTGCACTACCGGGAATCATTGGCGCACCGCTGGTGGTGGCTTCGGTGCTGGGTTTTTCCATACAGGAAACGGTTATTCTGGTGAATGCTTCCATGCTGATGTCCGGCGTTGGCAGTATGATTCAGGGATTGGGGTTTGCTCCGCTTAAGCTGGGGGCGAAACTGCCTGTTATTCAGGGGACTAGCTTTGCTTTTGTGGGAGTGTCTATAACGATCGGGTTTCAATACGGTTTTGCGGCGGTGGTGGGTGCCACTGTCGCGGGCGGACTGTTTGAGGTCTTTCTGAGTTTCTATATTCATCGCATAAGAAAGTTTTTTCCGCCGGTGGTGACCGGAACGGTTGTTTGCCTGATTGGTATGACGATTTTTCCTGTGGCGGTGGACTGGCTGGCTGGAGGAAAGGGCGCTGAAGACTACGGTAGCCTGATGTATCTGGGTGTGGGTGGCGTGGTGTTTTTACTGGTTGTGTTTTTTAACCAGTGGTTTTCCGGGTTTATCTCCTCAGCTTCCATCCTGATTGGTCTGATTATTGGCTACCTGCTCTGGTTTGCCCTTGGTTTGCTGGATTTGACTCCGGTGACTGAGGCGGCCGTGGTCGCTATTCCCAACCCGCTTCATTTTGGTATTGAGTTTCACACGGGAGCTATTCTTGCCATGTGTGTTGTATATATCGTTTCCATGGTGGAGTCTGTTGGCGATTACCTTGCCCTGTCTAACTATTGTGATACCGAACTGGACAATAAACGTCTGAGTGCTGGTATTCGCTGTGAAGGTTTAAGCAGTGCGCTGGCTGGCGTATTCAATTCCATGGCGACCACCTCATTCAGTCAGAATATTGGTGTTGTGGGTATTACCGGTGTAGCCAGTCGTTATGTGGTGGCATTCTCCGGTGGCATCCTGATTGCTGCCGGACTGCTGCCAAAGTTTGGTGCCCTGATTGTCAGTGTGCCTGAGCCGGTGATTGGCGGAGCAGGCGTGATCATGTTCGGTATGATTCTCGCCGGTGGTATTGGCATTCTGAAAAAAATCGATTTCTCCCGCCGTAACACCATGGTGCTTGCCCTGGGTATAGCGGCCGGCCTGACGGTCACCTATCGACCTGAAATTGTGAATGAGTTGCCGGACCTGGTGAAAATGGTGTGTGGTAACGGGGTGGCTCTTGGTGCGATTGTGACGGTTATTGCCAATCTCGTTTTGCCGGACAGCGCATCGGCAAAAGAAGCTTTGGCGGTTGCTTCTGAAAGGCATTGA
- the eno gene encoding phosphopyruvate hydratase, translated as MDFEINGLNAREILDSRGNPTVEVECSLINGISARASVPSGASTGSREAVELRDNEEGRYSGKGVQKAVELINTEITEHFYGANVRDQSWIDNQLIQLDGTPDKSRLGANAILGVSLATARAAATAVQLPLYQYIGGISANLLPVPCLNIMNGGVHSRWQGADFQEYMIAPYGADTFIDAMRWASEIYHALRAVLLEKGHHVGVGDEGGFAPQVGSNREPLELMIAGIEKTGLKPGKDVGLCIDPASSEFYKDGKYHLRTEKRSLTAEAMTDYYRELIDAFPIILLEDGLAEDDWEGWTVLNDALGDRVEIVGDDIFVTNVEYIARGIEQEAANSALIKLNQIGTLTETVDAVHLCHSCGWGAFVSHRSGETMDTFIADLTVALGTGHMKTGAPCRGERIEKYNQLMRIEEELGDMAEYAGKDAFVRPVEW; from the coding sequence ATGGATTTCGAAATTAACGGTCTGAATGCCCGTGAAATTCTTGATTCCAGAGGAAACCCTACCGTTGAGGTGGAGTGCAGCCTGATCAATGGTATTTCTGCGAGGGCTTCCGTACCGTCTGGCGCCAGTACGGGCTCCAGAGAAGCGGTTGAACTGAGGGATAATGAAGAGGGGCGATATTCAGGTAAAGGGGTACAAAAGGCTGTTGAGCTGATCAATACCGAAATAACAGAGCATTTTTACGGAGCCAATGTCCGGGATCAGTCCTGGATTGATAATCAGCTCATACAACTGGATGGCACCCCGGATAAATCACGTTTAGGCGCTAATGCCATTCTGGGGGTCTCTCTGGCTACCGCAAGAGCAGCAGCCACCGCTGTGCAATTACCGCTTTATCAGTATATTGGCGGAATCAGCGCTAACCTTCTGCCTGTTCCCTGCCTGAACATTATGAATGGCGGGGTTCATAGTCGCTGGCAGGGCGCTGACTTTCAGGAGTATATGATTGCGCCCTATGGAGCTGATACGTTTATCGATGCCATGCGCTGGGCCAGTGAAATTTATCATGCCCTTCGAGCCGTATTGCTGGAGAAAGGGCATCATGTCGGCGTCGGGGATGAAGGTGGATTTGCGCCTCAGGTTGGTTCCAACAGGGAGCCGCTGGAGCTGATGATTGCCGGTATTGAGAAAACCGGGCTGAAACCGGGCAAGGACGTTGGTCTCTGCATTGATCCGGCGTCGTCTGAGTTTTACAAAGACGGGAAGTATCACCTTCGTACCGAGAAACGGTCGCTCACTGCTGAAGCAATGACGGACTATTATCGGGAACTGATTGACGCCTTTCCGATCATTCTGCTGGAAGACGGTCTGGCTGAAGACGACTGGGAAGGCTGGACAGTGCTTAATGATGCCCTGGGCGACCGGGTTGAGATTGTGGGTGACGATATCTTTGTCACCAATGTTGAATATATTGCCAGGGGGATAGAGCAGGAAGCCGCCAATTCAGCACTCATTAAGTTGAATCAGATTGGTACGCTAACAGAAACCGTGGATGCGGTGCATCTTTGCCACAGCTGCGGCTGGGGGGCTTTTGTGTCGCACCGTAGTGGTGAGACCATGGATACTTTTATTGCTGACCTGACTGTGGCACTGGGAACCGGGCATATGAAAACCGGTGCCCCCTGTCGCGGCGAACGGATAGAAAAATACAATCAGTTGATGCGGATTGAGGAAGAACTGGGCGATATGGCGGAGTATGCGGGTAAGGATGCCTTTGTTCGTCCGGTTGAGTGGTAA
- a CDS encoding aldehyde dehydrogenase: MSNLTRSEWEAMADSLSINGRAWINGGYTHAESGETFDCQSPVDGRHLVKVASCDSADVDRAVTVARTTFESGEWSRLSPAKRKDILQAFAKRMENHAQELALLETLDMGKPISEALNDDIPGSINCIRWCAEAIDKLYDEVAPTGDNVLGLVTREPIGVVAAVVPWNFPLNMACWKLGPALAAGNSVILKPSEKSPLTAIRIAELAEQAGLPKGVIQVLPGFGHTAGKALAQHNDVDCIAFTGSTAVAKQLQVYAGESNMKRVWLEAGGKSPQIVFADCENLDKAASVAAMAIGYNQGEVCTAASRLLVERSIYDDFMVLVKQHMHDWHPGHPLDPETRSGAMVDQIQTTKVLEYIEAGQQGGARLTFGGRQIMQETGGFYIEPTVFEGVDNSMPIAREEIFGPVLSAIVFDSEEEAIQIANDTIYGLGAALWTDNLSRAHRVAKRLRSGSVFVNNYHGGDMTVPFGGFKQSGIGRDKSLHAFDKYTELKTTLITLT, translated from the coding sequence ATGAGCAACTTGACGCGTTCCGAATGGGAAGCCATGGCCGACAGTCTCTCAATCAATGGCAGGGCGTGGATCAATGGCGGGTATACCCATGCCGAATCCGGAGAAACCTTCGATTGCCAGTCGCCGGTGGACGGGCGTCACCTGGTCAAAGTAGCCAGCTGTGATTCCGCCGATGTTGACAGAGCCGTGACGGTTGCCCGCACAACCTTTGAATCAGGCGAGTGGTCAAGGCTGTCTCCGGCCAAACGCAAAGACATCCTGCAGGCTTTTGCTAAACGGATGGAAAACCATGCTCAGGAATTGGCCCTGCTGGAAACGCTGGATATGGGCAAACCCATTTCGGAAGCTTTGAATGATGATATCCCCGGCAGTATCAACTGTATCCGCTGGTGTGCCGAAGCCATTGATAAACTATACGACGAAGTAGCACCTACTGGGGACAATGTACTGGGTCTGGTGACTCGTGAACCCATTGGCGTTGTTGCTGCTGTGGTGCCCTGGAATTTCCCGTTGAATATGGCCTGCTGGAAACTGGGACCGGCACTGGCAGCGGGTAACAGTGTGATTCTGAAACCTTCTGAAAAGTCTCCACTGACGGCGATTCGTATTGCAGAACTGGCGGAGCAGGCAGGGCTGCCCAAAGGTGTTATACAGGTGCTGCCCGGCTTTGGTCATACGGCGGGTAAAGCCCTGGCACAGCATAACGATGTGGACTGTATTGCTTTTACCGGATCGACGGCTGTTGCTAAGCAGTTGCAGGTGTATGCGGGTGAATCCAATATGAAACGGGTCTGGCTGGAAGCGGGCGGGAAAAGTCCACAAATTGTTTTTGCCGACTGTGAAAATCTGGATAAAGCTGCCAGTGTGGCTGCTATGGCGATTGGCTATAACCAGGGAGAGGTTTGCACAGCGGCTTCCCGGCTGCTGGTGGAACGCAGTATTTATGATGACTTTATGGTGTTAGTGAAGCAGCATATGCACGACTGGCATCCGGGCCACCCTCTCGACCCTGAAACCCGGTCGGGTGCCATGGTCGATCAGATTCAGACGACAAAGGTTTTGGAGTATATTGAAGCGGGTCAGCAAGGCGGTGCAAGACTGACCTTCGGTGGCCGGCAGATAATGCAGGAAACCGGTGGTTTTTATATTGAACCGACCGTGTTTGAGGGGGTTGATAACTCAATGCCCATTGCCCGGGAAGAAATTTTTGGCCCGGTGCTTTCAGCCATTGTATTTGATAGTGAAGAAGAAGCGATTCAGATTGCCAATGATACGATATACGGTCTTGGCGCTGCGCTCTGGACAGACAATCTGAGCAGGGCGCACAGAGTGGCAAAACGGCTGCGTTCCGGTTCGGTGTTTGTGAATAATTACCACGGCGGGGATATGACCGTTCCCTTTGGTGGTTTCAAACAGTCTGGTATTGGCCGTGACAAGTCGTTACATGCCTTTGACAAATACACCGAGCTGAAAACCACCTTGATAACGTTGACCTGA
- the dpaL gene encoding diaminopropionate ammonia-lyase, whose translation MSTFSLSLQQKDNPFFTGQSSSLFSTGVARTVLGFHQQIDAYKPTPLVALDHLAKELGIGKILVKDESYRFDLNAFKVLGGSYAIARCVCQKQGITLDEFSFDSLKGQEPVTFATATDGNHGRGVAWAAQQLGQKAVVYMPKGAAKERVDNIIKLGAECIVTDLNYDDAVRLACKNADDNGWLMVQDTAWEGYTEIPAWIMQGYMTMASEACDQLEALGITQPTHTILQAGVGALAGGAMGYLANRYGADTFTGIVAEPDKADCIYQSGCHPDGAAVNVTGDLDTIMAGLACGEPNPMGWEILKSCSRHFLSVEDKVAALGMRILGNPLPGDDVVISGESGAIGIGLLYAIARHPDAARIMESLKLDEHSVVLLFNTEGDTDPVNYRDVVWEGKYAV comes from the coding sequence GTGTCAACATTTTCATTATCACTGCAACAAAAAGACAACCCGTTTTTTACCGGCCAGTCGTCTTCTTTGTTCAGCACCGGGGTCGCCAGAACCGTTCTCGGCTTTCATCAACAGATCGACGCTTATAAGCCCACCCCGCTGGTCGCCCTTGACCATCTGGCAAAAGAGCTGGGCATCGGCAAAATTCTGGTCAAGGATGAGTCCTACCGGTTTGACCTGAATGCTTTCAAGGTGCTTGGGGGCTCCTATGCCATTGCCCGGTGCGTCTGCCAGAAACAGGGTATCACCCTGGATGAATTCAGCTTCGACAGTTTAAAAGGTCAGGAGCCGGTCACATTCGCAACAGCGACCGATGGCAACCACGGTCGAGGAGTGGCCTGGGCAGCGCAACAGCTGGGACAGAAAGCTGTCGTTTATATGCCAAAAGGCGCCGCAAAAGAGCGTGTCGATAATATCATCAAGCTGGGAGCTGAATGCATTGTCACCGACCTGAACTATGACGACGCTGTTCGCCTGGCCTGCAAAAACGCCGACGACAACGGTTGGCTGATGGTTCAGGATACCGCCTGGGAAGGCTACACCGAAATCCCCGCCTGGATTATGCAGGGCTATATGACCATGGCGTCGGAAGCCTGCGACCAGCTTGAAGCTTTGGGTATTACCCAGCCTACTCATACTATTTTGCAGGCCGGTGTGGGTGCACTTGCCGGTGGCGCGATGGGCTACCTCGCCAACCGCTACGGTGCCGACACCTTTACCGGCATTGTGGCAGAGCCCGACAAGGCTGACTGCATTTACCAGTCTGGCTGCCACCCTGACGGTGCTGCCGTTAATGTAACCGGTGATCTGGACACGATTATGGCCGGTCTGGCCTGCGGTGAACCCAACCCGATGGGGTGGGAAATTCTCAAAAGCTGCAGCCGCCATTTCCTTTCTGTAGAAGACAAAGTCGCTGCACTGGGTATGCGCATTCTGGGCAACCCGCTGCCAGGGGATGACGTGGTGATTTCGGGTGAATCCGGCGCTATTGGTATCGGCCTGCTGTATGCCATTGCCAGACATCCGGATGCCGCGCGCATCATGGAGTCGTTAAAACTCGATGAACATTCTGTCGTATTGCTGTTCAACACTGAAGGCGACACCGACCCGGTAAATTACCGTGACGTGGTCTGGGAAGGCAAATACGCTGTTTAA
- a CDS encoding LabA-like NYN domain-containing protein, which produces METVVLLVDVQNIYYTTRSFYQCNFDYNAFWAEVTQGRKVSKAIAYAIDRGDEKQRQFQRILRAIGFEVKLKPFIQRSDGSAKGDWDVGITLDAIEYGAQADRLVLASGDGDFDLLVKKLQDRFETQVDVFGVPALTASSLMDAATNFVPIDEKLLLSPALRQR; this is translated from the coding sequence ATGGAAACAGTTGTGCTGCTGGTTGACGTGCAGAATATTTATTACACCACCAGAAGCTTTTATCAGTGCAATTTTGACTATAACGCTTTCTGGGCAGAGGTCACGCAGGGGCGTAAAGTCAGCAAGGCGATTGCCTACGCCATTGACCGTGGTGATGAAAAACAACGACAGTTTCAGCGAATCCTGAGAGCCATTGGTTTTGAGGTGAAACTGAAACCCTTTATCCAGCGTAGCGATGGTTCCGCTAAAGGCGACTGGGATGTGGGCATTACGCTGGATGCCATTGAATATGGCGCTCAGGCTGACAGACTGGTCCTGGCTTCAGGTGATGGTGACTTCGACCTGCTGGTTAAAAAGTTACAGGATCGTTTTGAAACCCAGGTGGATGTTTTTGGTGTACCCGCTTTAACAGCCAGCTCACTGATGGATGCTGCCACAAATTTTGTTCCCATCGATGAAAAGCTCCTGTTATCTCCGGCGTTACGTCAACGCTGA
- the ygeW gene encoding knotted carbamoyltransferase YgeW, protein MTNYQDLIEEIKKLDSELHTKDFLLTWEQSTDELKQVLNVAEALRLLRNENISTKVFDSGLGVSLFRDNSTRTRFSYASACNMLGLAVQDLDEGKSQIAHGETVRETANMISFCADVIGIRDDMYLGYGNQYMREVGDALDFGKEQEVLAQRPGVVNLQCDIDHPTQSMADLAWLKEHFGSLENLKGKKIAMTWAYSPSYGKPLSVPQGIIGLMTRFGMDVTLAHPEGYELIPEVVETAAKQAEESGGSFRQVASMEEAFEGADIVYPKSWAPYHVMGKRTELLKANDQEGLKALEKECLEQNARHKDWHCTEDMMKLTKEGEALYMHCLPADITGVSCEEGEVTEGVFNKYLVDTYKEAGWKPFIIASMILNRKFGNPDVVLEKLMEKGKRRVDG, encoded by the coding sequence ATGACAAATTATCAGGACCTCATTGAAGAAATCAAAAAGCTGGACTCCGAGCTGCACACAAAAGACTTTCTGTTGACCTGGGAACAATCCACCGACGAACTGAAACAGGTATTAAATGTCGCAGAAGCTTTACGCCTGCTGCGCAACGAAAACATTTCCACCAAAGTATTCGACAGTGGTCTGGGGGTTTCACTGTTCCGGGACAACTCTACCCGCACCCGTTTCTCTTATGCTTCCGCCTGTAACATGCTGGGGCTGGCCGTACAGGACCTGGATGAAGGCAAGTCACAGATTGCCCATGGCGAAACCGTTCGGGAAACCGCCAACATGATCTCTTTCTGTGCTGACGTCATCGGTATTCGTGATGATATGTACCTGGGCTATGGCAACCAGTATATGCGTGAAGTGGGTGACGCACTGGACTTCGGTAAAGAACAGGAAGTACTGGCTCAGCGGCCGGGTGTCGTTAATCTGCAGTGCGACATTGATCACCCTACCCAGAGTATGGCTGACCTGGCCTGGCTGAAAGAGCACTTCGGCTCCCTGGAAAACCTCAAGGGTAAGAAAATCGCCATGACCTGGGCTTATTCCCCAAGCTACGGCAAGCCGCTGTCTGTACCTCAGGGCATTATCGGCCTGATGACCCGTTTTGGTATGGACGTTACGCTGGCGCACCCTGAAGGCTATGAATTGATTCCGGAAGTGGTTGAAACCGCTGCAAAACAGGCAGAAGAAAGTGGTGGCAGCTTCAGGCAGGTCGCCTCTATGGAAGAAGCCTTTGAAGGCGCTGACATCGTCTATCCAAAATCCTGGGCGCCTTACCATGTTATGGGCAAGCGCACGGAACTGCTGAAAGCAAACGACCAGGAAGGCTTAAAGGCTCTGGAAAAAGAGTGTCTTGAGCAAAACGCCCGGCATAAAGACTGGCACTGCACCGAAGACATGATGAAACTCACCAAAGAAGGCGAAGCCCTTTACATGCACTGCCTGCCTGCGGACATTACCGGCGTATCCTGCGAAGAAGGTGAAGTGACGGAAGGCGTCTTTAACAAGTACCTGGTCGACACTTACAAGGAAGCTGGCTGGAAACCATTCATCATTGCTTCCATGATCCTTAACCGTAAATTTGGCAACCCTGACGTGGTGCTGGAAAAGCTCATGGAAAAAGGCAAGCGTCGTGTAGACGGCTGA
- a CDS encoding STAS domain-containing protein yields MALSINLEDHYHYTLVEIEGKVDASSAEMLDRALESATFEGNRHLVLDCSHLSSISSEGLRVLMNARNQLSRFHSLTLCNVPSAINSLLRLCGISRYIAIVKDVDEAEALLYEREAELKNAS; encoded by the coding sequence ATGGCCCTATCCATTAATCTGGAAGACCACTACCACTACACACTGGTAGAAATTGAAGGCAAGGTTGACGCCAGCTCGGCAGAGATGCTTGACCGGGCGCTGGAATCAGCCACTTTTGAAGGCAACCGTCATCTGGTTCTGGACTGTTCGCATCTGTCCAGCATCAGTTCAGAAGGACTGCGTGTGTTGATGAACGCCAGAAACCAGCTGTCACGATTTCATAGTCTGACCCTGTGCAACGTGCCTTCTGCCATTAACTCTCTGCTCAGGCTCTGCGGTATATCCCGATACATAGCCATTGTCAAAGATGTCGATGAAGCAGAAGCCCTGCTTTATGAAAGAGAAGCTGAACTGAAAAATGCCAGTTAG
- a CDS encoding NlpC/P60 family protein translates to MHSLLNKIRCFFLTVCFLAYSQDLWAVTIRIINQQINFDFSFGAGLKVLPIYQVQLGNGITYDKLPHSLSEECLIEAGQNDREVRFIFSGFDDDGYNELTLSEEVQDRFFQLLTNNPNTLLDRTMTCLQFCYFLKTGITQQSNVTMKYFTVKKKDIEPGDVVAMRDDSGKVVHLALYISHGIYISKFGLSEILFHTIQAADDFYGPGLHSSILVFKGTNSYGDNNHPPPDAGACGGASTSAY, encoded by the coding sequence GTGCATTCATTACTAAATAAAATCCGTTGCTTTTTCCTCACGGTTTGTTTTCTGGCTTATTCACAGGATTTATGGGCGGTTACCATTCGAATAATAAATCAGCAAATTAATTTTGATTTTTCATTTGGTGCAGGGCTTAAGGTATTACCTATCTATCAAGTTCAGTTAGGGAATGGTATTACATATGACAAACTCCCCCACAGCCTTTCTGAAGAATGTTTAATAGAAGCAGGTCAAAATGACAGGGAAGTTCGTTTCATTTTTTCAGGTTTTGATGACGATGGTTATAATGAACTTACTCTTTCTGAAGAAGTGCAGGATCGATTTTTTCAGCTATTAACAAACAACCCCAACACATTGTTAGACCGAACAATGACCTGCCTCCAATTCTGTTATTTTTTGAAGACAGGTATCACTCAACAATCAAATGTCACAATGAAGTATTTTACTGTTAAAAAAAAAGATATTGAACCCGGTGACGTGGTTGCTATGAGAGATGATAGCGGAAAAGTGGTTCATCTGGCCTTATACATTTCACATGGAATTTATATAAGTAAATTTGGATTATCGGAGATTCTCTTTCATACAATCCAAGCCGCAGATGATTTTTATGGGCCGGGACTTCATAGCAGTATTCTTGTATTTAAGGGTACCAACTCATATGGGGATAATAACCACCCACCACCAGATGCCGGTGCATGCGGCGGGGCTTCAACATCAGCCTATTAA
- a CDS encoding glycosyl hydrolase family 18 protein, producing MCSSSLIFADEDVPPGESYKTEQHTATATEPDGSWVGGYYSNWSYWRGGGYTKDLSAIQKAAGSANYMVYAFLGITTNKTLRDKKPLYNGVTVLNDQQQGLPGTIVDPEALAQKIRTGQSTYCPAYPEDASACSESYAITYMERYAKASMNRTILMASVGGWSYTQRFNEFYKDYTADPKVISRFLTSTENWLKGHPQFSGISIDWEYPGYGHSENQEGHEGEGKLYTEMITQLRIMLDKLGAANNKRYYMSTAIVASVKKAKGQARQGVDWQKVAKNVDWFDLLAFDLHGEFDAGAPKDQAIAKSMSGPDELQEVIDYYIQTEKIPAHKIILGMPAYAREMLVADKPTDSNKQGYRGNLQYPVFEGYAEAFKNAYYQDNPNYFDYQDNPNPEPYYPVGGMVDFTGAYDYQCFLSSVTGGKATNNCLTLNKMDNRGALGQLPPDELTLSYPEPEIAWLSGNEKNVAANFDAAPSSGAPYPAYPVFTLDTQEVVKEKAGKLVRANKLGGMWFWELTGDALKSPEYSLFLEACKELGRNGKCLTD from the coding sequence ATGTGCAGCAGCAGTTTGATTTTTGCCGATGAAGATGTTCCGCCTGGAGAGAGTTATAAAACTGAACAACACACTGCAACAGCAACAGAACCTGACGGCAGCTGGGTCGGAGGCTATTATTCCAACTGGTCCTACTGGCGCGGCGGTGGTTATACCAAAGATCTCTCAGCAATCCAAAAAGCCGCTGGATCGGCCAATTACATGGTCTATGCCTTCCTTGGCATTACCACAAACAAAACGCTCAGGGACAAAAAGCCACTATACAACGGTGTAACCGTATTAAACGACCAGCAACAAGGGCTACCTGGCACAATAGTTGATCCTGAAGCGCTGGCACAAAAGATCAGAACAGGACAATCAACATACTGTCCTGCCTATCCGGAAGATGCCAGTGCCTGCAGCGAATCCTATGCGATCACTTACATGGAACGTTATGCAAAGGCTTCGATGAATAGGACTATTTTAATGGCCTCTGTTGGTGGTTGGAGCTATACCCAACGCTTTAATGAGTTTTACAAGGATTACACAGCCGATCCGAAGGTGATAAGCCGCTTTCTCACTTCAACTGAAAACTGGCTTAAGGGTCATCCTCAATTCAGCGGTATCAGTATTGACTGGGAATACCCTGGTTATGGGCATAGTGAAAACCAGGAAGGGCATGAGGGTGAAGGAAAGTTATATACAGAGATGATCACTCAACTGCGCATTATGCTCGACAAACTGGGAGCGGCCAATAACAAGCGCTACTATATGTCAACAGCCATTGTTGCTTCTGTTAAGAAGGCAAAAGGGCAGGCAAGACAGGGGGTTGACTGGCAAAAAGTTGCCAAAAACGTCGACTGGTTTGATCTGTTGGCTTTTGACCTCCATGGCGAGTTTGACGCAGGCGCGCCAAAAGATCAGGCCATCGCCAAAAGTATGAGTGGACCCGACGAGCTGCAGGAAGTCATCGATTACTATATCCAAACCGAAAAAATTCCTGCCCATAAAATCATTCTGGGCATGCCTGCCTATGCACGCGAAATGCTGGTTGCAGATAAGCCAACTGACTCAAATAAACAGGGTTATCGTGGCAATTTGCAATATCCTGTTTTTGAGGGTTACGCAGAAGCGTTTAAAAACGCCTATTACCAGGACAATCCAAACTACTTCGACTATCAGGACAACCCAAATCCCGAGCCCTACTACCCTGTCGGCGGTATGGTAGACTTCACCGGTGCCTATGATTACCAGTGCTTCCTTAGCAGTGTTACCGGTGGTAAAGCCACTAACAACTGCCTAACTCTCAACAAAATGGATAACAGAGGCGCACTGGGACAGCTTCCTCCCGACGAATTAACACTGAGTTATCCAGAGCCTGAAATAGCCTGGCTGTCAGGAAACGAAAAAAATGTTGCTGCCAACTTTGATGCCGCACCTTCATCAGGTGCACCTTACCCTGCCTATCCAGTGTTTACCTTAGACACCCAGGAAGTAGTCAAAGAAAAAGCAGGTAAGCTGGTCAGGGCCAACAAGCTGGGGGGGATGTGGTTTTGGGAGCTAACAGGAGATGCCCTGAAAAGTCCCGAATATTCCCTGTTCTTAGAGGCCTGCAAAGAACTTGGCCGTAATGGAAAGTGCCTGACTGATTAA